A single region of the Rhodococcus sp. W8901 genome encodes:
- a CDS encoding SURF1 family cytochrome oxidase biogenesis protein, with the protein MRRLKFLLRPGWLALAAVVAGFAFMCFTVLAPWQLGKNTRTEERNGLLEQSINADAVSIDTLLGGAGPAPDDEWRKVVATGTYLPDSDLLVRLRSVEDAPAYEVLTPMRLSDGATLLVNRGYVRPVQGTEAPPIPAPPTGEVSVEGRVRMSEGTVPGKEPITEAGTEQVYYIDSGQIGQFIGTDLVNGYLQLDDAQPGGLGTIPLPMLDAGPYLSYGLQWLAFGIMAPLGLAYFVRAELRERRKTKATAAAPPAPEPADEPTTATPPVDETPAGAAPEPTVDEFALPTRRRGLRKKDAAPSAPLSASEAKMADRYGRRR; encoded by the coding sequence GTGCGAAGGCTGAAGTTTCTGCTGCGTCCCGGCTGGCTTGCGTTGGCGGCCGTGGTAGCCGGTTTCGCCTTCATGTGTTTCACCGTCCTGGCGCCGTGGCAGCTCGGCAAGAACACCAGGACCGAGGAACGCAACGGGCTGCTCGAACAGTCCATCAACGCCGACGCGGTGTCGATCGACACCCTGCTCGGTGGTGCCGGCCCGGCCCCGGACGACGAGTGGCGCAAGGTCGTCGCGACGGGAACCTATCTTCCCGACAGCGACCTCCTGGTCCGGCTCCGCTCGGTGGAGGACGCGCCCGCGTACGAGGTGCTCACCCCGATGCGACTGAGCGACGGCGCCACCCTGCTCGTCAACCGCGGTTACGTGCGCCCTGTGCAGGGCACCGAGGCGCCGCCCATCCCGGCGCCGCCCACCGGCGAGGTGTCCGTCGAGGGCCGCGTCCGCATGTCCGAGGGCACGGTTCCGGGCAAGGAACCGATCACCGAGGCCGGCACCGAGCAGGTGTACTACATCGACTCCGGCCAGATCGGGCAGTTCATCGGCACCGACCTGGTCAACGGCTACCTGCAACTCGACGACGCCCAGCCGGGCGGGCTCGGCACCATCCCGCTGCCGATGCTCGACGCCGGGCCGTACCTGTCGTACGGGTTGCAGTGGCTGGCGTTCGGCATCATGGCGCCGCTGGGTCTGGCCTACTTCGTCCGCGCCGAACTCCGCGAGCGCCGCAAGACCAAGGCGACCGCGGCGGCGCCGCCGGCGCCGGAACCGGCCGACGAACCAACCACCGCGACGCCACCGGTCGACGAGACTCCGGCCGGTGCGGCTCCCGAACCCACCGTCGACGAGTTCGCACTGCCCACCCGCCGCCGTGGACTGCGCAAGAAGGACGCGGCCCCCAGCGCGCCGCTGTCCGCCAGCGAGGCCAAGATGGCCGACCGCTACGGCAGACGTCGCTGA
- a CDS encoding putative quinol monooxygenase, producing the protein MIIVAGYLRVAPDDREGYLVACRSVVTAARAADGCLDFALSPDPIEPDRINVLERWQDRHTLTAFRGDGSGEDLGARIVQAQVSEFECDSGTAL; encoded by the coding sequence ATGATCATCGTGGCCGGATATCTGCGGGTCGCCCCGGACGACCGCGAGGGCTACCTGGTTGCCTGCCGGAGCGTCGTGACGGCGGCGCGGGCCGCCGACGGATGCCTGGACTTCGCCCTCAGTCCCGATCCGATCGAACCCGACCGGATCAACGTCCTCGAACGGTGGCAGGACCGGCACACTCTGACCGCTTTTCGCGGGGACGGATCCGGCGAGGATCTCGGCGCCCGAATCGTCCAGGCGCAGGTGAGTGAGTTCGAATGCGACAGCGGTACCGCGCTCTGA
- a CDS encoding cobalamin biosynthesis protein, translated as MLHNSRREPAVRRPSSTARAVGLLLGYAADRVFADPRRWHPVAGFGLAAMELEKRTYADSRLSGAAHTTILVGATAVGGVLAQRLGAKCGWVGETAVTAAATWTVLGGTSLAGTGRTMARHLEAGDLESARSLLPSLCGRDPSVLDADGLARASLESVAENTSDATVGALFWGAVAGVPGLLAYRASNTLDAMIGYRSAKYNRFGWAAARWDDVVNLAPARLAGALTVALAPAVGGSARDALQAWRRDASNHPSPNAGVAEASTAGALGIQLGGRTEYAYGVEMRPTLGSGPAPVVADLERAARLSTIVQAGAAVTSAALALVVGRRRRR; from the coding sequence GTGCTCCACAACTCCCGTCGGGAACCCGCTGTTCGTCGTCCGAGCTCCACCGCGAGGGCTGTCGGCCTGCTCCTCGGCTACGCCGCGGATCGCGTGTTCGCGGACCCGCGGCGGTGGCATCCGGTCGCCGGATTCGGTCTTGCTGCAATGGAACTGGAGAAGCGGACGTACGCCGACAGTCGGCTGTCCGGAGCCGCGCACACCACGATCCTGGTGGGCGCGACCGCTGTCGGCGGTGTGCTCGCGCAGCGCCTGGGCGCGAAGTGCGGCTGGGTCGGGGAGACGGCGGTGACCGCGGCGGCGACGTGGACCGTACTCGGAGGTACCTCCCTCGCGGGCACCGGCCGGACAATGGCAAGACACCTCGAAGCCGGGGACCTGGAGTCGGCACGTTCGCTGCTGCCGTCGCTGTGCGGTCGCGATCCGAGCGTGCTCGACGCCGACGGGCTGGCCCGCGCGAGCCTCGAATCGGTCGCCGAGAACACCTCCGACGCGACCGTCGGCGCACTCTTCTGGGGCGCGGTGGCCGGGGTGCCGGGGCTGCTGGCGTACCGCGCGTCCAACACGCTCGACGCGATGATCGGCTACCGCTCGGCGAAGTACAACCGCTTCGGGTGGGCTGCGGCGCGCTGGGACGACGTCGTGAATCTGGCGCCCGCCCGCCTCGCCGGCGCGCTGACCGTGGCCCTGGCACCCGCCGTGGGCGGCTCGGCTCGGGACGCCCTCCAGGCGTGGCGGCGGGACGCGTCGAATCATCCGAGCCCCAACGCGGGCGTCGCGGAGGCATCCACAGCTGGAGCGCTCGGGATCCAACTCGGCGGACGCACCGAGTACGCGTACGGCGTGGAGATGCGGCCGACCCTTGGATCGGGCCCGGCGCCGGTCGTCGCCGACCTCGAGCGAGCGGCGCGGCTGTCGACGATCGTCCAGGCGGGGGCGGCCGTCACGTCCGCGGCGCTGGCCCTCGTCGTCGGTCGGCGCCGACGACGCTGA
- a CDS encoding response regulator transcription factor, with amino-acid sequence MPDSTASPSVLLVEDDAPLTDLLCDLLAEEGYAVEVATDGHRGLHLGLTRRFDLIVLDRGLPVLSGLEVLRALRRQAVDTPTLVLTARGALDDRVEGLDAGAEDYLVKPFEVPELLARLRALRRRRFEGAEQLPVGRRRLDLASRTVIGHDTAVELSASECALLAVLAEAPGQVFTRSQLLLSAFDGADDPGTVDTYVHYLRRKLGRDVVQTVRGVGYRLGAR; translated from the coding sequence ATGCCCGATTCCACCGCGTCGCCATCCGTCCTACTCGTCGAGGACGACGCCCCACTCACCGATCTGCTGTGCGATCTGCTCGCGGAGGAGGGTTACGCCGTGGAGGTCGCGACCGACGGTCACCGGGGGCTCCACCTGGGGCTGACCCGCCGGTTCGATCTGATCGTGCTGGACCGCGGGCTTCCCGTCCTGAGCGGTCTCGAGGTGCTGCGTGCACTGCGCCGACAGGCGGTGGACACTCCCACTCTCGTGCTCACGGCCAGGGGCGCACTCGACGACAGGGTCGAGGGTCTCGACGCGGGCGCCGAGGACTACCTGGTCAAGCCGTTCGAGGTGCCGGAGCTGCTCGCCCGGCTGCGCGCGTTGCGCAGACGCCGATTCGAGGGCGCGGAGCAACTCCCGGTGGGCCGACGCCGCCTGGACCTGGCGAGCCGGACGGTGATCGGGCACGACACGGCTGTCGAGTTGTCTGCCAGCGAGTGCGCTCTGCTCGCCGTCCTCGCCGAAGCGCCGGGTCAGGTCTTCACCCGGTCGCAATTGTTGCTGTCGGCGTTCGACGGCGCCGACGACCCGGGCACCGTCGATACCTACGTGCATTACCTGCGACGCAAACTCGGTCGCGACGTCGTGCAGACCGTGCGCGGTGTCGGATACCGGCTCGGTGCCCGATGA
- a CDS encoding sensor histidine kinase yields the protein MRRRRRPTVATRPAAVIGDEQLLRRAGRFAALQAAAALALVLLVVGLVAYLVDARVQSRQIDTQLQSVVDTVEDVDDPPPGTALALRGPDGETQVSAGAPPQIAGLLDGPAGFSDLRAGGRYYRVLVGGNTHGQVAAALDLEPFEAGRHRLLSALILAEIAGIAASAVVVILLSRRSIRPLTLALSLQRRFVADASHELRAPLTVLHTRAQLLAHRVGRLEPEEVSRQLDGIVADTRALGELVEDLLLSAAMETGPDTREPVDVAALCEQVRDSVEAHARSLGVDVDIVRGDAPCVVSGSRPALRRAVYGLVDNAVTHVRPGGRVTLRVDGDTDVVRIAVTDTGPGIEPQQLSRLFTRFAHGPEQPAGGRRYGIGLALVREIATAHDGEILVDPRPGRGATFTLVLPRHA from the coding sequence ATGAGGCGTCGGCGGCGACCGACCGTCGCGACCCGCCCGGCCGCCGTCATCGGCGACGAACAGTTGCTGCGCCGCGCCGGACGTTTCGCAGCACTGCAAGCCGCGGCGGCTCTCGCACTCGTGCTGCTGGTGGTGGGCCTGGTGGCGTATCTCGTCGACGCCCGCGTCCAGTCACGGCAGATCGACACGCAACTGCAATCCGTGGTCGACACCGTCGAGGACGTCGACGATCCCCCGCCCGGCACGGCACTCGCGTTGCGGGGACCCGACGGTGAGACGCAGGTCAGCGCCGGCGCACCACCGCAGATCGCGGGGCTGCTCGACGGACCCGCCGGGTTCTCCGACCTACGTGCGGGCGGACGGTACTACCGCGTACTGGTCGGCGGCAACACTCACGGCCAGGTTGCCGCGGCCCTCGACCTCGAGCCGTTCGAAGCGGGACGCCATCGACTGCTCTCGGCCCTGATCCTCGCGGAGATCGCCGGTATCGCAGCATCCGCGGTCGTGGTGATCCTGCTGTCCCGCAGATCGATTCGGCCACTGACCCTGGCGCTGTCGCTGCAGCGACGTTTCGTCGCCGATGCGTCGCACGAACTGCGTGCCCCGCTCACGGTCCTGCATACCCGCGCGCAACTACTCGCCCACCGTGTCGGACGACTCGAGCCCGAGGAGGTCTCCCGCCAGCTCGACGGGATCGTCGCCGATACCCGCGCGCTCGGTGAACTGGTGGAGGATCTGCTCCTCTCGGCGGCCATGGAGACCGGACCCGACACCCGGGAACCTGTCGACGTCGCCGCGCTCTGCGAGCAGGTCCGCGACAGCGTCGAGGCGCACGCGCGATCGCTGGGCGTCGACGTCGATATCGTGCGCGGCGACGCGCCCTGCGTCGTGAGCGGGTCTCGCCCGGCATTGCGACGCGCAGTGTACGGACTCGTCGACAATGCCGTCACCCATGTACGCCCCGGCGGACGGGTCACGCTCCGTGTCGACGGCGACACCGACGTGGTGCGAATCGCTGTGACCGACACTGGTCCGGGGATCGAACCTCAGCAGCTGAGTCGACTGTTCACCCGCTTCGCGCACGGCCCTGAGCAACCGGCCGGAGGCCGCCGGTATGGCATCGGGCTTGCTCTCGTCCGTGAAATCGCGACCGCCCACGACGGCGAGATACTGGTCGATCCGAGGCCTGGTCGCGGGGCCACCTTCACGCTCGTCCTGCCGAGGCACGCCTAA
- a CDS encoding DUF2231 domain-containing protein, whose protein sequence is MGPTTFNGLPIHPLLVHFVVVLVPLSALLLLLSVCWPAARRRIGVFSPVVALIALVLVPLTTHAGEWLEHRTAPDPLVRIHAELGDQLIYWSAGLFVAALGWWAIHNPRFQAWRAERGGSTSSTASRVVATGLSVVAVVLAVGSTVQVYRIGESGAAAVWSDTTAADSPAAQ, encoded by the coding sequence ATGGGGCCCACAACGTTCAACGGCCTGCCCATCCACCCGTTGCTCGTGCATTTCGTAGTGGTGCTGGTACCGCTCTCCGCACTGCTTCTACTGCTGTCCGTATGTTGGCCCGCAGCGAGGCGACGGATCGGGGTCTTCTCCCCCGTGGTCGCCCTCATCGCCCTGGTTCTCGTGCCACTCACGACCCACGCCGGCGAGTGGCTCGAACACCGCACCGCGCCTGATCCGCTGGTGCGGATCCACGCTGAACTCGGGGACCAACTGATCTACTGGTCGGCCGGTCTCTTCGTCGCCGCACTGGGATGGTGGGCCATCCACAACCCCCGTTTCCAGGCGTGGCGGGCCGAACGCGGCGGGTCGACGAGCAGTACGGCGTCGCGGGTCGTCGCCACCGGACTTTCCGTCGTCGCGGTGGTGCTGGCAGTCGGATCGACGGTGCAGGTCTACCGGATCGGCGAGAGCGGCGCGGCCGCCGTCTGGAGCGATACGACGGCTGCCGATTCCCCGGCCGCACAGTGA
- a CDS encoding VIT1/CCC1 transporter family protein, with protein sequence MTSNQESPNAGEQAGTHAAEPHTAGLSSRLNWLRAGVLGANDGIVSVAGLVVGVAAATTDRGPILTAGLAGLAAGAVSMALGEYVSVSTQRDTERALLEKERLELTTIPDAELDELASLYEAKGLSPATARTVAEELTAHDAFAAHAEAELGIDPNDLTNPWQAASASAIAFTVGAILPMLAILLPPASARIPVTFVAMLVALAITGSISARLGGADRSRAVIRVVSGGALAMAVTYGIGQLLGVAGV encoded by the coding sequence GTGACCTCGAACCAGGAGTCCCCGAATGCCGGCGAGCAGGCCGGAACCCATGCAGCGGAGCCGCACACCGCAGGGTTGTCGTCGCGCCTGAACTGGCTTCGCGCGGGGGTACTCGGCGCGAACGACGGCATCGTCTCGGTAGCGGGTCTCGTCGTCGGTGTCGCCGCGGCAACCACCGACCGCGGCCCGATCCTCACCGCCGGTCTGGCAGGGCTCGCGGCCGGCGCCGTCTCGATGGCGCTGGGCGAGTATGTCTCCGTGAGCACCCAGCGTGACACCGAGCGCGCTCTGCTGGAGAAGGAGCGCCTCGAACTGACCACCATCCCCGACGCCGAACTCGACGAACTGGCATCCCTGTACGAGGCGAAGGGTCTGTCCCCCGCCACCGCCCGTACCGTCGCCGAGGAGCTCACCGCGCACGACGCGTTCGCGGCGCACGCCGAGGCCGAGTTGGGCATCGACCCGAACGACCTCACCAACCCCTGGCAGGCTGCGTCTGCATCCGCGATCGCGTTCACCGTCGGCGCGATTCTGCCGATGCTCGCGATCCTGCTTCCGCCGGCGAGCGCGCGCATTCCGGTCACATTCGTGGCCATGCTGGTCGCCCTTGCCATCACCGGCAGCATCAGCGCCCGACTCGGCGGCGCCGACCGGTCCCGGGCGGTGATCCGTGTGGTCAGCGGTGGCGCGCTCGCGATGGCCGTCACCTACGGGATAGGGCAGCTACTCGGCGTCGCCGGGGTCTGA
- a CDS encoding protein-tyrosine phosphatase family protein has product MNDDSVDPTAIDIRLDPLRQRLVGITAHGHLPFDVPVISEIAPNLWQGGCRDGLLLPTFVTHLVSLYPWEQYEIAHVVDSEVYVRMYDSAEQGFDQVDALAAWVNACRKTGPVLVHCQVGLNRSSLIAGRAMVLSGEADPAGAVALLRARRSPACLCNPSFEAWLLGRSRGEGSPDPASDPGDAE; this is encoded by the coding sequence GTGAACGACGACTCCGTCGATCCGACCGCGATCGACATCAGGCTCGACCCGTTGCGCCAGCGCCTGGTCGGGATCACGGCGCACGGACACCTGCCCTTCGACGTTCCGGTCATCAGCGAGATCGCCCCGAATCTGTGGCAGGGCGGTTGCCGCGACGGACTGCTGCTGCCGACGTTCGTCACCCACCTCGTGTCGCTGTACCCGTGGGAGCAGTACGAGATCGCGCACGTCGTCGATTCCGAGGTCTACGTCCGCATGTACGACAGTGCCGAACAGGGCTTCGATCAGGTCGATGCCCTCGCCGCCTGGGTGAACGCGTGCCGCAAGACAGGTCCGGTTCTCGTGCACTGTCAGGTGGGGCTCAACCGGTCGAGTCTGATCGCGGGTCGGGCGATGGTGCTGTCCGGCGAGGCGGACCCGGCCGGCGCGGTGGCGTTGCTCCGGGCGCGGCGGTCGCCGGCCTGCCTGTGCAACCCGTCGTTCGAGGCCTGGTTGCTGGGGCGATCCAGGGGCGAGGGGTCGCCGGACCCCGCGTCAGACCCCGGCGACGCCGAGTAG
- a CDS encoding peroxiredoxin, translating into MPLEVGATAPDFTLKDQNNQEVTLSDFRGKKNVLLVFYPLAFTGVCQGELCRVRDELPKFQNDDAEILAISVGPSPTHKIWAAEQGYTFPLLSDFWPHGAIAEAYGVFNDKLGFANRGTFAIDKDGIIRFAEMNGPGEPRDQAAWEKALTALKS; encoded by the coding sequence ATGCCTCTCGAAGTGGGCGCCACTGCGCCCGATTTCACCCTCAAGGACCAGAACAACCAGGAAGTCACGCTGTCGGACTTCCGTGGCAAGAAGAACGTCCTGCTCGTCTTCTACCCGCTCGCGTTCACGGGTGTGTGCCAGGGCGAACTGTGCCGTGTGCGGGACGAACTGCCGAAGTTCCAGAACGACGACGCCGAGATCCTCGCGATCTCGGTGGGCCCGTCGCCGACCCACAAGATCTGGGCCGCCGAACAGGGCTACACCTTCCCGTTGCTGTCCGACTTCTGGCCGCACGGCGCGATTGCCGAGGCGTACGGGGTGTTCAACGACAAGCTCGGATTCGCCAACCGCGGCACGTTCGCGATCGACAAGGACGGCATCATCCGCTTCGCGGAGATGAACGGCCCCGGCGAGCCCCGTGACCAGGCAGCTTGGGAGAAAGCGCTCACCGCGCTAAAGTCCTGA
- a CDS encoding DUF3052 domain-containing protein produces the protein MVAAADAQNYAQKLGITHDMVVQELGWDEDTDDDIRSAVEEAIGGEMVDEDSDEVMDVVVLWWRDGDGDLVDALMDAIGPLSDEGFVWVLTPKTGQSGHVEPSEIAESAPTAGLTQTSAANLGMWSGSRLVQPKARAPKR, from the coding sequence GTGGTCGCCGCGGCGGACGCTCAGAACTACGCTCAGAAGCTTGGCATTACCCACGACATGGTGGTTCAGGAACTGGGCTGGGACGAGGACACCGACGACGACATTCGTTCGGCGGTGGAGGAGGCCATCGGTGGAGAGATGGTCGACGAGGACTCCGACGAGGTCATGGACGTCGTGGTGCTGTGGTGGCGCGACGGCGACGGTGACCTGGTCGACGCCCTGATGGACGCGATCGGACCGCTGTCCGACGAGGGCTTCGTGTGGGTACTCACCCCCAAGACCGGCCAGTCCGGGCATGTCGAGCCCAGCGAGATCGCCGAATCGGCGCCCACGGCGGGGCTGACCCAGACGTCGGCCGCGAACCTCGGGATGTGGAGCGGTAGCCGGCTGGTGCAGCCGAAGGCTCGCGCACCCAAGCGCTGA
- the aceE gene encoding pyruvate dehydrogenase (acetyl-transferring), homodimeric type yields MSDLIQGPASQPNADTPGVSGAASSPAANAQPGTDGRVRVIREGVASYLPDIDPDETTEWLESFDGLLDRSGAARARYLMLRMLERAGEKHVAIPALTSTDYVNTIPTENEPWFPGDEEVERRYRAWIRWNAAIMVHRAQRPGVGVGGHISTYASSAALYEVGFNHFFRGKDHPGGGDHIFVQGHASPGIYARAFLEGRIPAEQLDGFRQEASHAQSGGGLPSYPHPRLLPDFWEFPTVSMGLGPMNAIYQARFNHYLHDRGIKDTADQHVWAFLGDGEMDEPESRGLAHVAATEGLDNLTFVVNCNLQRLDGPVRGNGKIIQELESFFRGAGWNVIKVVWGREWDALLHADKDGALVNLMNETPDGDYQTYKANDGAFVREHFFGRDPRTKALVDNLSDQEIWNLKRGGHDYRKIYAAYAAAMAHKGQPTVILAHTIKGYTLGKHFEGRNATHQMKKLTLDDLKRFRDIQRIPISDEELEKDPYLPPYYHPGTDSPEIQYMLQRRKALGGFLPSRRTDSTPLAQPADKTYDVVRKGSGKQEVATTMAVVRILKELLRDKEIGKRIVPIIPDEARTFGMDSWFPSLKIYNRNGQLYTSVDAELMLAYKESEIGQILHEGINEAGSTASFTAVGTSYATHGEPMIPVYIFYSMFGFQRTGDGLWAAADQMARGFVLGATAGRTTLTGEGLQHADGHSLLLASTNPAAVSYDPSFSYEIAHIVKDGLRRMYGGTTSADGTLEPGFGGENIFYYLTVYNEPYQQPAEPENLDVEGLLKGIYLFKPAESSGVPEGRSAGSAPRAQILVSGVTMPDGLRAQQLLADEWGVAADVWSVTSWGELRRDGIECEREALRNPGVDAPEPYVTKALSQAQGPFVAASDWMRAVPDQIRQWVPGSYTTLGTDGFGFSDTRPAARRFFNVDAESITVAVLSALAKSGEIDRSKAAEAAARYRIDDVLAAPKQTSDPGVA; encoded by the coding sequence TTGTCAGACCTGATCCAGGGGCCCGCGTCTCAACCGAACGCCGACACACCAGGCGTATCCGGAGCGGCCTCGTCACCCGCCGCGAACGCGCAACCCGGCACAGACGGCCGGGTCCGCGTCATCCGCGAGGGCGTGGCTTCCTACCTGCCGGACATCGATCCGGACGAGACCACCGAATGGCTCGAATCGTTCGACGGTCTGCTCGACCGCTCGGGAGCCGCCCGCGCCCGCTACCTGATGCTGCGCATGCTCGAGCGCGCCGGCGAGAAGCACGTGGCGATCCCCGCACTCACCTCTACCGACTACGTCAACACCATCCCGACCGAGAACGAGCCGTGGTTCCCCGGCGACGAAGAGGTCGAGCGCCGCTACCGCGCGTGGATCCGCTGGAACGCCGCGATCATGGTGCATCGCGCGCAGCGGCCGGGCGTGGGCGTCGGTGGTCATATCTCGACGTACGCGTCGTCGGCCGCGCTCTACGAGGTCGGTTTCAACCACTTCTTCCGCGGTAAGGACCACCCGGGCGGCGGCGACCACATCTTCGTGCAGGGCCACGCCTCGCCGGGCATCTACGCCCGCGCGTTCCTCGAGGGCCGGATCCCGGCCGAGCAGCTCGACGGCTTCCGCCAGGAGGCCAGCCACGCGCAGTCCGGCGGCGGCCTGCCGTCGTACCCGCACCCGCGCCTGCTGCCCGATTTCTGGGAGTTCCCGACGGTGTCGATGGGCCTCGGCCCGATGAACGCCATCTACCAGGCCCGCTTCAACCACTACCTGCACGACCGCGGCATCAAGGACACCGCGGATCAGCACGTGTGGGCGTTCCTCGGCGACGGCGAGATGGACGAGCCGGAGTCGCGCGGTCTGGCGCACGTCGCGGCCACCGAGGGCCTCGACAACCTGACCTTCGTCGTGAACTGCAACCTGCAGCGCCTCGACGGACCGGTCCGCGGCAACGGCAAGATCATCCAGGAGCTCGAGTCGTTCTTCCGCGGCGCCGGCTGGAACGTCATCAAGGTCGTCTGGGGCCGCGAGTGGGACGCGCTGCTGCACGCCGACAAGGACGGCGCGCTCGTCAACCTGATGAACGAGACGCCCGACGGCGACTACCAGACGTACAAGGCCAACGACGGCGCGTTCGTCCGCGAGCACTTCTTCGGGCGGGACCCGCGCACCAAGGCCCTGGTCGACAATCTCTCGGATCAGGAGATCTGGAACCTCAAGCGCGGCGGCCACGACTACCGCAAGATCTACGCGGCGTATGCGGCGGCGATGGCGCACAAGGGTCAGCCGACGGTGATCCTGGCGCACACCATCAAGGGCTACACCCTCGGCAAGCACTTCGAGGGCCGCAATGCCACGCACCAGATGAAGAAGCTGACGCTCGACGATCTCAAGCGGTTCCGCGACATCCAGCGCATCCCGATCTCCGACGAGGAGCTCGAGAAGGATCCGTACCTGCCCCCGTACTACCACCCCGGTACGGACTCCCCCGAGATCCAGTACATGCTGCAGCGGCGCAAGGCGCTCGGCGGCTTCCTGCCGTCCCGCCGCACCGACTCCACACCGCTCGCGCAGCCCGCGGACAAGACGTACGACGTCGTCCGCAAGGGCTCGGGCAAGCAGGAGGTCGCGACGACGATGGCCGTCGTCCGCATCCTCAAGGAACTGTTGCGGGACAAGGAGATCGGCAAGCGGATCGTGCCGATCATCCCGGACGAGGCGCGCACGTTCGGCATGGACTCGTGGTTCCCGTCGCTGAAGATCTACAACCGCAACGGACAGCTGTACACGTCCGTCGATGCGGAACTGATGCTCGCCTACAAGGAGAGCGAGATCGGCCAGATCCTGCACGAGGGCATCAACGAGGCCGGCTCGACGGCGTCGTTCACCGCGGTGGGCACGTCGTACGCCACCCACGGCGAGCCGATGATCCCGGTGTACATCTTCTACTCGATGTTCGGCTTCCAGCGGACCGGCGACGGCCTGTGGGCGGCGGCGGACCAGATGGCCCGCGGCTTCGTCCTCGGCGCCACCGCCGGCCGCACCACGCTCACCGGTGAGGGTCTGCAGCACGCCGATGGTCACTCGCTGCTGCTGGCGTCGACCAACCCGGCCGCGGTGTCGTACGACCCGTCGTTCTCGTACGAGATCGCGCACATCGTCAAGGACGGTCTGCGCCGCATGTACGGCGGCACGACGTCGGCGGACGGAACGCTCGAGCCGGGCTTCGGTGGAGAGAACATCTTCTACTACCTCACCGTCTACAACGAGCCGTACCAGCAGCCCGCCGAGCCGGAGAACCTCGATGTCGAGGGCCTGCTCAAGGGCATCTACCTGTTCAAGCCGGCCGAGAGCTCGGGCGTCCCGGAGGGGCGCTCCGCAGGCTCCGCACCGCGCGCGCAGATCCTGGTCTCGGGCGTCACGATGCCGGACGGTCTGCGCGCACAGCAGCTGCTCGCGGACGAGTGGGGCGTCGCCGCCGACGTGTGGTCGGTGACCTCGTGGGGCGAGCTGCGCCGCGACGGCATCGAGTGCGAGCGCGAGGCGCTGCGCAACCCAGGTGTCGACGCACCGGAGCCGTACGTCACGAAGGCGCTGTCCCAGGCGCAGGGTCCGTTCGTGGCGGCCTCGGACTGGATGCGTGCGGTCCCGGACCAGATCCGTCAGTGGGTCCCCGGCTCGTACACCACGCTCGGCACCGACGGGTTCGGTTTCTCCGACACCCGCCCGGCGGCGCGACGGTTCTTCAACGTCGACGCCGAGTCGATCACCGTCGCGGTGCTCTCGGCGCTGGCGAAGTCCGGTGAGATCGACCGCTCGAAGGCGGCCGAGGCGGCCGCCCGCTACCGGATCGACGACGTGCTCGCCGCTCCGAAGCAGACGTCGGATCCCGGCGTCGCCTGA